In Brettanomyces bruxellensis chromosome 7, complete sequence, the sequence ATTTCCGTGTAGGGATGCTTTCGATTTTCGGCAGCAGCCCTCGTTGCTCCTGCGGCACCTTTTTCAGGATATCTGCGGGGTACGGATGTATTGGGAAGTTCACTTCTTCCATCTGCGCTAGATTAGTAATTGCTAAGCTTTCTGCTTGTGTGGATGAACTCCAAGTTGCTAAATGTTGCTTTTTAAGAATGTCAAACTTCTGTTTTGTTGAGATCGTGGGcttatatatttattatcttaTTATTCCGCGGGTATAGATGAAGACCAAGAAGCGGAAATCAAATAGACGCCCGAGGTGAAAGTTGCCAAAGCAGATAATTCGATCGAGGAAAACCAGTAGGCGAATTATTCCAAATAGGAAGATAACTGATTTTAAGCCAGCGCTTACGAAATAAAAGAAGGGCcgagataaaaaagaagaaaatgcgAGTTAAACAAAGAGGTCATCAAACTAAAAAGAACGTAAACGGTCcattatatataaattCTATAAATTGTATAATTGGCAGACGGAACGTTCGCTCATCTGATGGGTGGCCATTTAATGATTATCGATCGCATTAGCCtttgtcctttttttttttttatcttaagACCGACAaattttctcctcttccCCCTAGCCCTATTGTTAAAGGGAACCACACTATCAAATCTGTTCTTTCCCAGATAAGCTTCCCCAgacatttttcattgtCCGAATTACATCCGAATCTAGTGCCACTATTGTCAATGGAGAATGTACACAGTTCACTTTTATCAGCCCCACGcgcactttttttcctcgaCCAATTTTCAGCATTAATGAGCCATAATACAGTAAGTACGAGATACTTTTATGATTTGCAATTTGCCCTTCTGTTCTCCCACCCCTGCTCTCTTCTCCTTCGCAAGATAATTTTTTggggcaaaaaaaagctatCCGATATCAACATCAAATCCGATTCTGAATCTTTCTTTATCGTTTTGTATTGTTAATCAAAGtatggcttttttttttttcttcggtCGGGgcccaattttttttaattgtAGGTACATTCATTCTacattaatttttgttgttgttgaatGTACCGTTCGTCAACTTTAAGTTTAGGTGCAAACTTGAGCCGATTCTTATTCATAATTGTGCGGAAATGACTCTGCTACCACTTTTGATATTTGCCACAACTTTAATCCAGCCCATTATATCGATATCCACTTTTTCGGAATCATTGATACTGACACCTTTGAAGctttataaaaataacCGTCTTTCAGTTCTCGACCCCTTTTctctttatatttttcctccttacttctttctcctttacTGCTTTCCCCTCTTAGTACTTTTCCCTTCCTTTTCCCTTCCTTTtaccttattttttcctttactcCTTCccttactttttttctccttacTTATTTTCTACCACATTACGTTTAGACCTTCGGATTGTCCCTTTCCTCCATACTCCTCCAATCTTGTAATAATAAGttaattaattaataatTTACTCGtcgaaatatttttttaatttagGCGCCCGAAGAATTATTGCCTCGGTATTTTGCTACTGTAAACGCATGATGTAACAAACGTACAATATCAAATTTCCAACTACATGGGTTAGTCAGCTTTGCTCTCCCTGGTAATCAGtgcttttcatttcctttgTAGCAAACCTAACTCTGCACGATAACAATAGAATCCGTTAACAGTCCTATTTATCTGTGTATTGTTTGTTGGTTGATTagatacttttttttccctcccCGAGCTGCTTTacaaagttttttttttttttttttttttttcccatatttatttttctcggCACTCCCACCGTCTTATCTCTCGCGGCCAATTAAATTATCTCTGTCTTTTTTAGAAAAGCAGTCTCCGAGATAACAGAAAAGAGTCTTTAGATAAGCGCCCAAAATTAAAAGGAATTCCAAAACAGATAAGGTCACTTCACTGCTACTGTCGTTTAGCATGAGGTATGTTTAAAAATTGTATTGAATGGACAAGCAAATTAGCTAATAAATACCTTTCACTTTCGTCCTGGGTGTGCATTGGTTCTAATTTCTCGATAAGTGATCCAGACTTCGCATATTAATTGTTTGCCAATCAAATCATTCTGGTATGATGATCACTTGATAACATTTCCCCGCTTTTCCGATCAGACGCcacaaaataaaagccCGTCTAACTTGATTCTAACTAGTTCTAACTTGTTATGGCTTTATTTATGCTTGTTCTTCGTAGCTTTTGATTCATCCTTATTTTGTCTTGCTTGATTTTGATCTAATATTGCATTATCCTGCATTCAGCATCCTAATTTTTAACTAACTTTCATGTTGCTATCCTTTCTAGTTTGTATCCTCTTTCACAAATATACTAATTCCTcgttatttttcatcttcaataTCCTCTTTCACCCTCGATATCCACTTTCATCCTTgatatcttctttcatcctcattatTCCTTCTATTCCTATTCCTCCATTTACTCTTACAATATTCTTCCTCACATCATTTTTCCTGCTCATTTCCGtcagttttcttttctgaaCCTTTTATCTGGTGTTGAACTCTTTTCCAGAACCCATTCACGTTTGCCGAAAATGGAGTTTCGCTTTTCTCCTCAGTAGTCTGTTTATCTTGACTCCCAGACTCATCCATTTTGGGGCTTTGAGaaaccttctttttctcctctaCTCCGCCACCccacttttcaaaaatgctCTTGAGCAGTTTTCCTGCTCCTTCTGTCTCTTGATGTTTGTATAATTCTGTTCCAACGTGAACCGgatcaaagaaattgaaaagctcATCTTCCGTATAACGTGCGAAAAGAGAATAATTCACCGTTTTCTTGTACTCGGCAATAAACTTCACGTTGAAATGACTTaactcatcttcaaattggTTGAGGTTCAACTGCTTCAAGGTCTCCTGCTTGTTTCTGTTAGCCTCAAGAAAGTTATCATACTTGATCGTAGATAGCATTCCTATCAAGTAATCCTCAAACTGGTACCTTATAAAATCATCTCCACCATTATAATTTTCCGAATCTAGGGATAAATTATTGTTGAGAGTCTTCGATCTGCTGCTTGACACATCCTTTTCCCCAGAAATGGTACTGGGTTCACTTTCCATCTTTGCTTTACTGTCCTTTCCTTCCCTTCCCAATCTCTCAAGCATCCTCTTGTTGTCGCTAGTCACTTCACTCACAACATAGTCGATAAATCGCTTATCTTGCCACGTTAATGTCACTGCTTCTTTCAGACTCTTAGACAAAATTTCAAGCTTCACTGTTGgctctttgaagaagaagtttgtaGCATTAGCTGCAGTGCTTGCTACATTCTTCGAATTCATTTCTACTGTTGTCTCCGTTCCTGTAGTTGAATCGCTTGTTGGTGTTTTGATGTACAATATCACATCAAACCAATCTTTCTTATGCTGTAGAATTATCTCGTTGGATGATCCCACTAAAAACGACACGGTACTCGGGTTGCTCAAATAATCAAGCTGTTGGAGTGTTAAGTAAGGCTGGAAAAAGCCACCTTTGGAAAAAAGCTGAAGTGGCATTCCCACAAACCGCAACATCGATCCTCTATCGCTAGATTTCAACGATGTGGGTGTCTTTAGATTCTTAGAAAGGTTATCTAGAGTCGGGGTTCCGGAATCAGAAAGATTGAGCACTAGATTTGGTATTAATGATAAAAGTGAGTATTGAACATTTGAAAGAACATTGAGGTCTTTGCAAAAAACAAGGATCCTCTTCTCCAAAAGTAGACTCTTGTAAATCACTAAAAGCTTCCGCGTCAAAAGTGTCACGAGATCTTTCAAGTTGAATCCACTGTAAAAGTCACTCTCTCGAATAATCTTCGTATCACCGTCACGTGATGTTCTTGATGACATCTCTGCTTCATCATAAAGCTCATCATCCTGAATTTCAAAGCCGTGCCGGTTGTACAAAAGAGATGCATTGTCGTATAATGCCTTAATGATACTCTTATCGGCGAAATCGAGCTGTTCGAAGTAACTTTTCGTTATGATTCCCAATTTCTCCTTGAGCTGAATTGTTATCGGGTATTTGGTGATCAGAACCACGGATTTTTGAATAACGGATCTTTTAAACTCTTTTTCACCTTGTTTTTGTCTTAGACGCTTGCCctgcttcttcaattcGTCCATATCCAGTTGCCGAATGCAGGCACATCCAAATAGTGTTGTTAGACCACTGGTTGCAGTTTCTTCAGCTTTCGAATCTCCTTCAATTGGCAAGTTTGGGCATGTCCCGTTGCTTTCATCATATGTTAAGGTAAAATTTGTGAAAGTTTCGTCGAATAAGTGGGCACCATCAGGAAGAGCTTGAAATGGAAGCTGAGGCCATATTTTGGTAAATTTCGCCCGTTTAGTCTGTTCATTGTCCTCAGTAGTGGTATCGTCTAGCCAGTATTCAATTTCCGGTCCTCTCACGTGATGAAAATCCACCACACACATTCCAAATATCAGTTTATCATGCTTTCTCTGTTTGGTTTGTGGTTTAGGCTTGTCTGATGAACCATCTTTGTTTTTAATGCTATCAGGTTTGCTTTTCAATGTagaaatattcttcttgaatgcatcatcatcctttcTCAAACTCTCTGCAGTCTTCCATGGATTATTCTGTGGTGTAATTGCCTCTGTTAATTTTATTGACCCTATTCTTGCTTCTGCTGATTTAACATCTTTTTCACTCATATTTCTGTCAGTACCGTATTTTCAGCTTTAGACAATGCAGGTTAAATGTCAGTTGTGTTACCTTCTCCTCTAATTGCAATATTCCCCTGCAActgaagaaaatatcacTTTTTATAAGACAGTACTCAACCAATCATAAACAAAGTGAACGTTCCGTTGTCtgctttactttactttacttgcCGATTTGacctaaatttttttcctactcccctttcttttcctctctttcttttcaaaatccattttcttctacgatGCGAAAATTCCATAgctctatttttcttgcttggGTGTCCACTTTCTCCCACATTCCGGTATGCTCGGCCCCAAATACGAACTACATACGACCACTCTCAACCCTAAAATATACATTGAAAGTCCCAATTTAATTGACATCCACATCATAAGGAAAAGTGCCCTCAGGTCTTGTTTCCTTGTTTTTCTCCGTCCTATTTATAGTTTATATGGGTCAGATAAATATCTCACCAAACTTCCCTCTCCAGAAGCTTCCACAACCTTGTTTAGCCAGCCTAAAAGCGAGCCACCCACCTTTTGTCCTGCTTTTGTATCCATGAGGGCAAAAACAAGCTTCACCAATACATCTTGTTCATCCTGAGACAACTTTGAAATAACACTACTTGCAGTTGATTGTTTTGACGTACTTAAAACATCTAATGCTGCCTGAAGATATGCCGATTTCACCTCATTAGCCGCTCCATACGGTGGGCTTTGAACTGCTGCCTTTATTCCTTGTATTGTGTCTCCTGATGCGGTGCATTGCCTCATTAGTTGAATTGATGGTTGTATATCCTCTAATGTGTATTTTGGTAGTCCGAGATCATCTGGAACAAACTGCTTTTCCGGATCATACTGATCCACATCAATTGACCTCCAGTCGTATTCATCCATGTTATGTGTTCTTGTATGCGTGATATTTCTATGTATTAAGTTCTCACTAAGAATAAATAACTTTAGTCTGAGCGAGCCGAAATAGAAAGCTTAAGGCATTTCTTGCACGTAGAAaagtaagaagaaaaaaaaagtggacGGGCCAAAACAAGCCGGGCTGTGCAAAAGCCTCTGCTCTGTTTCTCTGTAGGTGGACCAGATTGAAGTTTTGagttatataaaattgTATAACAATCAACTATTGCTCATAGGACTTTTATAAATGGATTTGAGCATATCATCCCGTTTTGATGGTTTATATGTTGGTATATAAGTGAGTGAGTAATCAAGACGGCCTCCTAACTTTGCGCGTCGATTGGCGCGTCTATTTGTTTTGCAGAGATAAGAGAAATGAACAGgatgaatttttcagaGATGTAAGTATTGGAGGACTGGGTAACTAATTGAAGTTTGATCTATTTCACTtatatcattatttaaGTGATTGTTTTTGCATTAGCAGACTTTATGCAATGTCTTCATTGGGAGACTATCTAGCTAAATACAGCATTGggaaagagaataaaaagagTAAAAAGCGGAAACATAGGGGTGAATATGAGTTAGCAAATCATGAAGTGGACAGCGCAAGTTTGTACGAAGATGAAGACGCAAaaattgttgttgaaaagaaaaggaaggcGAAATCAGGATGGAGAGTTGTTAGAACTGAGGAGACGGTTGAAGTTGAACCAAAGATTTTAGAGGATGGCACATTTGCCGGTTTGCAAACACGTGAGGAAGCAGAGAAGAGCcgaaaattgaaagatgaaaagctGCGAAGAGAGCAAAAAGAGTTGGAAAACGCTCATAAAACGGCTCCAAATGAAACTGTGTACAGAGACCTTACGGGCAGAAAGCTGAATGCCGATTCCGAAGAATTGAAAGCGCCTATAAGTGCTGAAGAACGAGCAAAGAAGGATAAAATAGAGAAACGAAAAGAGCTGGAAAAGATTAACAGAAGTGAGACTGAAGTGGTAAGAAAGCTTGAAGAATTGGCAAAACTCGATAAAGTGGAGCATGAGGGTCTAAATGTGTATGAGAATGATGAGAAAGTGAATGAAGtggaaaagagagagacAAAAAGAGATGATCCAGCTTTGATGTTTGATAAGAAGCTCCGTAGAGATTTTAGCAAAGGTGGAAGCAGGAAATATGTTAGTATTACAGGGAGAAAATTGTACAAAAATGGATTTCCGGCCAACCGTTTCAACATCCGTCCGGGATGGAGGTGGGATGGAGTAGATAGAAGTAACGGATTTGAAAAACGGTGGTTTGAAAAACAAGCCGAAATAAAAGATGGTAAACAGATGAAATACGCGCAGGAATGAAGGGGAAGTATTATAGAGATGGATTGTTACAGGTATACATAAAAGTAATATAATTGAGGCACCAATAAAAGGAGTTATGAGAATGTATTTGTTAGTACACTTAGTGACATAGTTGGGGCAAGGAATAAAAAGAGCTAGTATGGAAAAGGATTGCTTGATACATCCAGTAAAGCaaagaatggaaaaaaatatattttgcatATGTATTACTTAGTACATTCGGTTACTTAAGGAAGACAAGTAATGTGAAAGAGACTAATATAGAACTGTATTATGACAGAAGAACGCATTTAGTAATGGAAGCAAGGCAAAAAGCTATTATACAAATGTATTATTATGACAGAAGAATACACTCAACAAACAGTAATATAAGTAAGACAAAAAGGTGTGGCACAACCACAGCGGACAAAGATTCAGGATAAAAAGCCAAGCAGAGTCGTATTGCAATATTCATCATCGGGGTGGTGAACAATAAATCTATCTGTAAGTTTGAGATGTGTCAGAAAGatcatttctttcctcCCTTTAGCACATCCATCAACCTCTGAGAGTCAGCCTTGAGTACAGATGCATTCTTGGACACATTAGTAGGGTCAACAACATCAATTGGGGCTCTTTGGGGGTTGGCATACGTTTGTGTAGGTCCCATGTTAATTCCAGCACTAAGGACGTTGCCAAGAACAGAATTGTAGATGCTCTTGGCGGCTGCCGAGCGGTTGGCAGAGTTATTCTTATTGCTTGATTCGGTACTTTCGGGCTCCTTGGTGCTTTTCTGCTTAGGAGAGTGATGaacattcttctttgcacCTTCCGGCTTAGCGGCATCTgcatgcttcttctttatgtTTCCCTTGATCACAGAAAGCAACTCTTTCTTACCGCTAGCCTGCTTCTTAGCAGGGTTAGCTGAGTGTGGATTTGAATCCGACTTAGAGTTTGATTTTGGAGAACTATCTTTTTGCGATGCACCAGGTCTGGCGGATTTCGAATCAAGCTTTGGCTTCGTCTTCGACTTCATCTTCACCTTCGTCTTATCACCTTTACCCTTCTGGCCCTTAGGATGGAACACGAATTGTTTGTGGGTCAAGTTCAACAAGGCGGAAGAATCAACAGTTAGTCCCCTTGGAGTAACCAAGCGGCCATCGAACCTGTTTCCGGTGAGAACAACTTCATCAAACACAACCTGGAGAAGAACCTTTGCCTCAAAGGAGCGGACCCCAACAACTGTTCCCTTTGAGAAAAGAGGAACCTTACCTGAGTCAAGAGCGTACAAAACACGGTCTCCAAGCTCAAAGAACTGCTTTCTCATAAGCAGGAAGCCCTTTGACGGATTGAAAACGGCTGTTCTTGGAATGCCCTTGACACCCTTATGGTTTTGTGGGTGAGGTTGCTGCACATAGTCCGTTATTTGCTTCTCTACAACGCCAATTCCAAACTTGGTGAGCGAGTCGGACGTCAAGGTGACTTTGATAAAGTTTGCCTTGATCTCCCGCAAGTATTTGTGGATTGCACGCAGCTTGTCATCCAGTTGCTTGTCAGAAAAGCCCCGGAAGATGTCGGTGGCCTTAGGAATGGAGTTTCCCCTGTATTTCTGCAAAGCCCGGAACACATCCGGGAATTTCTTCATGTAGTCATTGATTGTTGCAACTGCTAGATCGCTAAACTCCCAGGACCGGCCCTGTTTCTTTGTGTATCCCAACACTTTGAGTTGCTTTCCTTCAAACTTGAGACCTAAGCCAACATCCTCGCGCCTCATGCCCTTTGGAGCGTAGATGAGGTACATGGATGtgatttttgaaagaagcATCGTCGAAATGTGCAACATTCGGCAAACCTGGCTCATGCTGTGGTACCTCAATGCATGTCGCTCGTATTGAGCCCTCAAAGTGCCGAAGTTCGGCTCCTTCTCGGTTCCAGCCGGTTTTCGGATCGATAAAGCGAGTTTCTTGTTTCCATCCGAGTATCCAACAACTTTGGCAGGAGATCCATACGCAAAAGATCCCAAGAAAACAACCTCCGTTCCAATTGGGTACgcatcttcaagttttgTGGCTGCTTTTTCCTTGAAACGCAAATCCTTGTGCACAACATCTTCCACTATCAACTGAAGAGGGAAGCAGTCGAGCTTGTCGGAAAACATCTTCACATAAGCACCATCCTTTGTTGGTGCAAGGCCAACCACCTTCCTCATGTAGGCCAAACCTTCAACCATTGTACCATCCTTGTGGTGAGGCTCATGTCCGATCAAGTTCTCCTGAGATTCCGAGTTTCCAACAtttgcttcttcctcctcctccttctcaCTGGCAAACCTTAACCctttcttcaccttcatctGGTATATGACCTCTCTTCTATCCTTCTCATAGCCACTCTTGTCCGTTCCCTGCAATTCTGTAGTCACGATCTGATCCTTGCCCCTTCTGCG encodes:
- a CDS encoding uncharacterized protein (BUSCO:EOG09262V8E), which translates into the protein MSEKDVKSAEARIGSIKLTEAITPQNNPWKTAESLRKDDDAFKKNISTLKSKPDSIKNKDGSSDKPKPQTKQRKHDKLIFGMCVVDFHHVRGPEIEYWLDDTTTEDNEQTKRAKFTKIWPQLPFQALPDGAHLFDETFTNFTLTYDESNGTCPNLPIEGDSKAEETATSGLTTLFGCACIRQLDMDELKKQGKRLRQKQGEKEFKRSVIQKSVVLITKYPITIQLKEKLGIITKSYFEQLDFADKSIIKALYDNASLLYNRHGFEIQDDELYDEAEMSSRTSRDGDTKIIRESDFYSGFNLKDLVTLLTRKLLVIYKSLLLEKRILVFCKDLNVLSNVQYSLLSLIPNLVLNLSDSGTPTLDNLSKNLKTPTSLKSSDRGSMLRFVGMPLQLFSKGGFFQPYLTLQQLDYLSNPSTVSFLVGSSNEIILQHKKDWFDVILYIKTPTSDSTTGTETTVEMNSKNVASTAANATNFFFKEPTVKLEILSKSLKEAVTLTWQDKRFIDYVVSEVTSDNKRMLERLGREGKDSKAKMESEPSTISGEKDVSSSRSKTLNNNLSLDSENYNGGDDFIRYQFEDYLIGMLSTIKYDNFLEANRNKQETLKQLNLNQFEDELSHFNVKFIAEYKKTVNYSLFARYTEDELFNFFDPVHVGTELYKHQETEGAGKLLKSIFEKWGGGVEEKKKVSQSPKMDESGSQDKQTTEEKSETPFSANVNGFWKRVQHQIKGSEKKTDGNEQEK
- a CDS encoding uncharacterized protein (BUSCO:EOG09264V51) codes for the protein MDEYDWRSIDVDQYDPEKQFVPDDLGLPKYTLEDIQPSIQLMRQCTASGDTIQGIKAAVQSPPYGAANEVKSAYLQAALDVLSTSKQSTASSVISKLSQDEQDVLVKLVFALMDTKAGQKVGGSLLGWLNKVVEASGEGSLVRYLSDPYKL
- a CDS encoding uncharacterized protein (BUSCO:EOG092658NW) encodes the protein MSSLGDYLAKYSIGKENKKSKKRKHRGEYELANHEVDSASLYEDEDAKIVVEKKRKAKSGWRVVRTEETVEVEPKILEDGTFAGLQTREEAEKSRKLKDEKLRREQKELENAHKTAPNETVYRDLTGRKLNADSEELKAPISAEERAKKDKIEKRKELEKINRSETEVVRKLEELAKLDKVEHEGLNVYENDEKVNEVEKRETKRDDPALMFDKKLRRDFSKGGSRKYVSITGRKLYKNGFPANRFNIRPGWRWDGVDRSNGFEKRWFEKQAEIKDGKQMKYAQE